The Streptomyces laurentii genome contains a region encoding:
- a CDS encoding tetR family transcriptional regulator (TetR family transcriptional regulator [Streptomyces cattleya NRRL 8057 = DSM46488];~Transcriptional regulator [Transcription]; COG1309;~identified by MetaGeneAnnotator; putative), with protein sequence MPWSLAGDLRAYAAQVAREITGPDGPAVLHLAVALSGSGRPGPQAGAALRAERTRQLRSMLDRARDRGEPAPDAFDVLDHVLAPMYIRVLFGMAPLTPDYVDGLVDRLL encoded by the coding sequence ATGCCCTGGAGCCTCGCCGGCGACCTGCGTGCGTACGCGGCCCAAGTGGCCCGCGAGATCACCGGACCCGACGGTCCGGCGGTGCTGCACCTGGCAGTCGCCCTGTCGGGCAGCGGCCGGCCGGGCCCGCAGGCCGGCGCCGCGCTCCGCGCCGAACGCACCCGGCAACTGCGGTCCATGCTCGATCGCGCCCGCGACCGCGGCGAGCCCGCCCCCGACGCGTTCGACGTGCTGGACCACGTCCTGGCCCCGATGTACATCCGCGTCCTGTTCGGCATGGCCCCGCTCACTCCCGACTACGTCGACGGGCTGGTCGACCGACTGCTGTGA